A segment of the Lactobacillus sp. ESL0700 genome:
GCTTAAAGTTTACTTGAAGCATGGCTTTGCCAAGGTCTTAATTGGTGTTGGTCAGGGTAAAAAGCAATACGACAAGCGTGAAACCATTAAAAAGCGTGACCAGGAGCGTGAGCTTCGGCGCCAGTATAAAGTTTAAAGAACGCAGTTTGATTAATTAATATTAGTCAAACTGCTTTTTTATATATAATATAATTTGAAAATAATTAAAATATTATTATCGATAACAAATAATAGGTGCTATAATTGCACTTTGGATAGCTAAATATTAATTTTGCGTTTGTTTGGCTTTGAAAATATTTTTTACTTTTTGGTTATTATTTTTGCAAAATTATGCATTATTTATTAATATTGTATTTATGTGTTTTGTCATATGTTAGGCAATATCTTGCTTAATTGTTTTAGTTAAAAATGAATTAAGCAAATGCTTTGTGATGGTATAATCTAGACGATACCATTTTTAGTAGAAAAAATAATATTTAGTAAGCTAAAATGTTAGGATTTGGGTTTTAATGAAATTTAAGGATGTATACAGTGGCGAACGTGTAACGCGTAAGTTTTCTAATAGAAAAGTCAGTGAAAAGATGCTTGCCAGAATCATTAAAAAGGCACAACAATCGCCGTCACTACTTAATTCGCAACCTTGGCGGGTATATATGGTAACCGGTGATGCACTTAGTAATTTGAGAAAAGACTTTGAGCAGAATATTAAGGATGGGATTAAACCGCATGAAGATTTTGCGACAATCTTGTCACTTAATTGGGATGCTTATCCAAGTCAAAGCTTGGCAACGATGGGCGCATCGCAACCGTACTTTTTTAATAATAAAATGGAACTGTTTACTAATGCCAATGACACGATGTTTAACGCTCAGGATGTTGCGTTTTTGACAATTCCGAAGGCGTCACCTGCTTGGTCAGTGTTTGACTTAGGGATTTTTGCTCAAAGCATCATGTTGCTGGCACTTGACGAAGGTTTGTCAATTATGCCGGCGCACTCGATGGTTTCTTATCCTGAACTAGTTCGTAAATATGCCCAGATTCCAGAAGAAGAGCTCGTGGGAATGGCAATTGGTATTGGTTACAAAGATAACTCAGCCGAAGTGAACGATCCTAAATATTTTCCACCAAGACTACCATTTGAAAAAATCTATAAATTGGTTAAGTAAGATTAATTTTGATGATTAAAAGTCTGCTATTGATGTTAAAATAGAACATAGAAGTTTTTTAACAAAAAGGTGACGAATTTTGAGTACAGCCCAAATAATTACTTACTTAATAGCGACTTTGGTGATTTTTGTCTTTGCGGCGTTTTTTGTCGCTGCAGAGTTTGCATTAGTCCAAACTCGATCAAGTCAGCTGGAAGATATGCTGACAAACAATACCGGTAATCGCCGCAAGGTAAAGCGCGCGCTGCACATGGTACACAATTTAAATGAATATTTATCAACCACACAGGTAGGAACAACGCTTGTGGGGGTTGTTTTAGGTTGGTTTTCTGCTGACACATTTGCAACTTTGTTTGAAAATCTGTTGAACTTAGCCCACCTGAATCCCTCGCTGGTAAAATCGGTAAGTGCATTGCTCGGCGTTATTTTCCTGACTTATTTAGAGGTCGTGATTACGGAAATTGTTCCCAAAAATATTGCGATTGATATGCCGGTTAGAATGCTGCTGAAGTTGGTAACACCGCTGCAAGCCTTTCATACCTTGGTTTATCCGTTTGTCTGGTTACTAAACACGAGCTCGAATGGCTTATTAAAAGTGCTGGGCTTTGAACCAGCTGATGAGGAAAATCAGGTTTATTCGCAGTCGGAAATTATTAAATTATCGCGTAAGGCGGTTCATGGTGGGTCACTTGATAAAAATGACTTAACTTACATGAAGCGGGCCTTTGAATTAAACGATAAAGTTGCCAAAGATATTATGACGGACCGGACGCGGCTAATTGTAATTGACTCAACCGATACAATTGCTCAAGCTCTGCAAATGTACCTTGAAGAAGGATCAAGTCGCTTGCCGGTTGTTCGTGATAATAATAAGGATGACATTGTAGGTTATATTTACGCGTTTGATGTGGTGCAACAGAGTCAGCTTGACGCCCATGTGCCGGTAACGCGGATTATTCGGACAATGATTACGGTGCCTGAGTCGATGCCAATTCAGGATATTTTGCATTTAATGATTAAAAAGCACACCCCGATTGTCTTGGTAGTTGATGAATATGGCGGAACCAGCGGGATTGTAACGGATAAAGATATTTATGAAGAATTATTCGGTACAGTCAAGGACGAAATCGACGATGTTTCTGATGATTACATTATTAAGGACAAGGAAGGCAATATTCATGTTTCTGGGAAAACCACGCTGTACGACTTCGAGCGTTATTTCAGAGCGGATTTAAAGAGCTTTCAAAATAGCGATATTATCACTATCGGTGGCTATATGATGGAACATTATCCGGATTTGAAAAAGGATGAGGCGGTTGAACTTGAAGGCTTTTCGTTTAAGCTGGATAGTATTGAACAAGGCTTTATGCGCTGGTTTATCGTTAAGCCAGTGGTCAAAGAAAATGCGACCGATAAGGAAGAACAAAATTAAACATAAAAAAGCGTTACTCCGATTGAAGTAACGCTTTTTTATTATGTTTAATTATTTGTTATTGGCCAGCTTGATTACCTCAGGCTTTAAGACGCCAATGTAGTTGATATTGCGAAAAGAATTCATAAAGTCTAGGCCATACCCAACGACAAATTCATTACCAACCTTTGAACCATAGTATTCAATCTCAACATCGGTTGTGCGATTGGCTTCCTTGTTAAGGAGCACGCAGCACTTAACACTCTTGGCACCACGCTTTTTAAGCATGTCCTTCATGTATTTCAAAGTAAGACCAGTGTCGACAATATCTTCAACGATTAAGACATCGCGATCCTTAACATCGGTAGTCAGGTCGGTAATTAAGTTAACCTTACCTGAAGAAACTAACCCGTCGCCGTAACTGGAAACATCCATAAAATCGATTTCTTCTTCTACGTCCATTTCGCGGACCAAATCAGTTAAAAAGAAAATCGCACCCTTAAGTGCGCCAACAACTAGTGGCTTTTTACCGGCATAATCTTCAGTCAATTGCTTGCCCAGGCGGACACACATTTGATGAATATCATCTTCAGTAAATAATTTATGATCAATAATTCTATTAATATTGTCGCTTTTTGGCATTTATCTACCCTTCACTTCAACTAATTCAAGATTCCTAATAAATTCGATTATATCATTCTTTCGCATAAAAAGTAGCTTGATTTACACTTTTTACGCGGTTTACAGCTGATTTAGGCGTTAATATTTTACTTAAATTAAAAAATGTGCTTTTTATCTGAAAATTAGCTTAACTTTTTAATTATTAGACAGTTATTTTTGCTACAATAGAAATAAATATTTTTCGCATGAAAGGTTAAGCAAAATGGAAAAAGAACAAGAAATAAAAATGTTGAAGGCTTTTTCAGATGCAAACTCAACTTCAGGCTTTGAAGGCGAGTTTGTTAAGCTGTTTACCGAAACCGTCAAAGATTTTGCCAACGTTAAGGTTGACGGAATGCTGAATGTTTATGCTTCTAAGAAAGAAAATCAGGCGGGGCGGCCCGTTATTCAACTTGATGCACACTCCGATGCAGTCGGGTTTATTACTCAGGCAGTTAGACCTAACGGGATGATTAAATTTGTTCCGCTTGGCGGCTGGGTTAAGTACAATATTCCGGCCTTGCGAGTTCGAGTTAGAAATCGCGATGGTGAATATATCCCGGGCGTTGTAGCAACTAAGCCACCGCACTTTATGACGCAGGCTGAGCGTAATAACGTACCTGATGTAGCTGATATGTCAATCGATGTTGGTTCGAGCTCACGTGAAGAAACGTTAAACGATTATAAGATTGACACTGGCTGTCCAATTTTTGTTGACGTTAAGTGTGAATACAATGAAAAGTCGGGCTTGTTCTTTGGCAAGGACTTCGATGACCGCTTTGGTGCTGCAGCGATGGCCGATGTTTTGGAAACTTTAGACGGCGAAGAAACGCCATTTAATGTTGTTGCTGCATTGTCAAGTCAAGAAGAAGTTGGCTTGCGTGGTGCGTATGTTACTGCGCGTACTGTTAAGCCGGATTTGGGAATTGTCTTGGAATCTTGTCCAGCTGATGATACCTTTACTCCCGCATGGCTGTCGCAAACTGCCTTAAAGCATGGACCGATGATGCGTGATATGGATACGTCATTCTTGCCGAATCCAAAGTTCCAACAATATGCCTGCGACATTGCCGATAAGAACCATATTCCATATACACGTTCAGTTAGAACCGGTGGCGGTCAAGATGGCGCCGCAATTTATTATGAAAATGGGGCACCGACAATTGTAATTGGCATTCCGGTTCGCTATGAGCACTCACCATATTGCTTCAGTGCTTACCAAGATTTCAAGGCAGCCGTTGAGATGACGGTGGCAATTATTCGCGACTTAACTAACGAAAAGTTGGCTAGTTTTAGTCAATTTTAAAAAAGTTTAATATTTTTATTGCAAAAAATTCGTAAACGAGTAAAATAGTCTTCCAAAGAAATAATTAGGCGACAGAGAGCGCTTGTTTCGGAGGAATTAAATATGGATACAACTAATGAGTACAGTCATGCACTAACTACAGACCAGAAGTGGACCATCGCGTCGACTTCATCGGGCTTTATGCTAGAAAACATGGATGTACTTTTTTTATCGTTTGCGATGAGTTCGATGATTGCCGATTTGCACCTATCTGGTGGTGCTGCGGGCTTGATTTCATCGATTACGAACTTGGGAATGCTGTTTGGCGGCGTCGCGTTTGGTATTTTGGGCGATAAAATCGGCCGGGTGAAAACCTTTAGCCACACCGTGATTATTTTCGCGGTAGCTACCGCCTGCATGGCCTTTGCCAATAACATTTATTTGATTTATGTCCTCCGTTTCTTGGCCGGAATTGGTGCCGGTGGGGAATACGGAGTTGGGATTGCATTAATTGCCGAGGCTTTTCCCAAAAAGGAAATTGGTAAAATGACCTCAATTGCGGCAGTTGGCGGTCAGGTGGGAGCGATTTTTGCGGCGCTAATTGCGGCTTGGATTATCCCAACGGCTGGCTGGCACATGTTATTTTTGGTTGGAATTGTGCCAGTTGTGCTCACGGTTTTCATTAGAAAGCACCTGCATGAGAGCCAACAATTTTTAACGGCTAAGGCAGAAGAAAAAGGCTCACTGCTAGCTAACGTTGCCCATAAGATGTTTGCGACACCACGGCTGGCTTGGCAAAGTCTGGGCTTGATGATTATGATGACAGTTCAAATTGCAGGCTACTTTGGTCTGATGAATTGGCTGCCGACGATTGTGCAAAAGCAATTAAATCTAAACGTTGCAAATTCAAGCCTGTGGATGATTGCAACCATTGTTGGGATGAGCATCGGGATGATGACCTTTGGTACCATCTTTGATCATTTTGGTCCGCGCCGTGCGTTTGCGATTTTCCTAATTGGTTCAGCTATCATGGTTTACACCTTGAGTTTAGCGACTAACATGATCACGCTGCTAATCATTGGCGCGATTGTTGGCTTCTTTTCCAATGGGATGTTTGGCGGGTACGGCGCGGTGATTAGTCGCCTATACCCAACGGAAATCAGGTCGAGTGCTAATAACATTATTGTTAACATCGGCCGCGCCGTCGGTGGCTTTTCATCAGTCGTCATCGGTATTTTAATGGACTACTATAATTTAACGGTTGTAATGGGCTTTTTATCAAGCTTGTACGTTATTAGCCTGTTGATTATGATTAGCTTGCCCGGATTAAAAAATTTAACAAACAACTAAAAATAATAGCCATTATGTTCGAGCTACAAAGCCCGGAGTAATGGCTTTTTTGGTTACTGCGTGAAATATTTTTACAAAATTTCGCAAAAAATGTTGTAACAGTATTTTAAATATAATATAATTATTTTGTAAGCGATTACTAAATAAACAAAATGAGAGTTAAATAATATGATTGATAATAGTCAAATTGAAACGGAAATGTTTTATTCTCCTAGTTTAAGATTGGACTGGAATTACGATGTTTACTTGCCTAGCGGCTACGATGAGAAGTCGGGGGACAAATACCCTGTATTATATTTACTGCATGGGTTAGGCGGTAATCATCGTAATTTATTAGAACGATTTGACTCCCAACAAATGCTTGATGATTTGGTTGAACAAACAGGTCAAAAGCTGATTGTTGTTTTTGTTGATGGCTTTAATTCTTTCTATATTAATGGACAAAATGGCGGGATGCAGATGGAAGACGCCGTAATGCAAAACCTAGTACCGCTGATTGAGCGGAACTATCATATTGCACAGGAGCGGTCGCAACATGCAATCGGCGGTATCTCGATGGGCGGCTATGGTGCGGCTCGTTTGGCGTTGAAGTATGCAGATTACTGGTCCAGTGCGGCTTTGATTTCGCCGGCTGTTTGGCAGCATTTGCCATTAGATAATAAATTTAGAAAGACGTTGCATGCATGGCAAAGTGATACTGAAGCTTGGTCTGAACAATTTTATGAACTGGTCTTTCCAACAAGTTATCTCAAAAAAGCTCAGGATGTCAGCTTCTATGTCGAGTCCACGGCTAAAGATACGGTGGTGCCAATCGCTGATGTTGCTTCATTTGTTAACAAATTAACACAATATCAAGTCAAGACTAAGTTCATTCAGGATAACATTGATGATCACAATTGGACTTACTGGGCAAAGGTAGCGCCGCAGGCTTACCAGTGGGTGATTGAACAATTTAAGAATGCTAGGAAGTAGTGTAATGGTTGAACAAGTAACATTTAAGCAGCTTGAAGGTGAGCCGCAAGGAGCTTTTCAAGTCACCGCAATCTATCCAGAGAAAGTGCCAGTGGCTAATGTAACAACGGCACTACTTAACAACCAAATGCAATATTTTACTTCATATCAAGGGCATGGCGAACTGGACATCTTGCTGGAGAAGCCAGTAGATTTGACGTTGTTTGTCAATGGCCAGGAAATTAGCCTTACCCAATTACCTGTTAAGGTTTGGCTGGCGCTGGATTTACGCAAGTTGACCGTTAATGGCCGAAATAAATTGCAGCTTTCTGGTACGTTTAATGAAGGCAAAGTACATCTTAAAATTCCGTTTCCAGTGCTGCAAAATCACGCTGAAGATACGGAAAATCGTGATAATGATGGTTTTAACTTAATTGATAATTTGATTAATAACCAAATTAAGTTTGGCTTTCCATCAGCACAATTGGTTGTGGTTCATAATGGTCAAATCGTTAAGCAGTCTGCTTATGGCCGGGTTAATAGCTATTCGCCAGATGGTAAAAGGTTGACAACTGCGCCCAGGGTAACTGATGAAACTCTTTATGACATTGCTTCCAATACTAAAATGTGGGCTACCAACTTGGCGTTACAAAAGTTGGTCTATGAGAAAAAGTTGGCGATTAGAAGTAGAGTCGCTGATATTTTTCCTGAATTTAAGGATCAGCCGCAAGATAAGATTAAGGGCAAGGATGATTTAACAATTCAAGATATTTTGGAGCATCAAGCTGGCTTTCCTGCTGATCCTCAATATTTTGATAATCATAACGAATTGGCTGATAAAATTTATACACAAAATCGTGACGAGATTTTAGCTAAAATTATCGCGACCCCGCTGAGTTATCAACCGGGAACAAAAACAATTTATTCCGACGTTGATTACATGCTCTTGGGCTTGATTATCGAAAAAATCACGGGTCAACGAGAGGATGACTACGTGAGAGCTAATGTTTATCAACCATTGGGACTTAAGCATATTACTTTTAATCCCTTGCAACATGGCTTTCAGCGTGCGGCAACTGCTGCGACTGAACTTGATGGTAATACTTTTGCTGGGACGGCAGATTTTAATCACGTTCGCACGACAACAATTCAAGGAGAAGTACATGACTCGAAGGCCTATTACACAATGAAGGGTGTTAGTGGTCATGCCGGCCTGTTTAGTAATGCGACGGATTTGGCAGTTTTAGCGCAGTTGGTGCTTAACCATGGTGGTTATGGTCAAACGCAACTATTTGATCTTGATACTTTGGCCGAGTTTGCTAAGCCAAAGTCAACTGATCCTACATTTGGTTTGGGTTGGCGGCGGCAGGCCGATGCAGGCTATGCGCGGATTTTTTCTAATGCTCCGACTGCTAATACAATTGGTCACACTGGTTGGACTGGCACGTTGAGTCTAGTGGATTTTGAGCGGCAGACTGTGATTATCCTGTTAACTAATAAGCGTAATTCGCCGCTTATTGATGGGCAAAAGAAGGATTTTGTCGGCGATCATTATTTAGTTGGCAAATATGGTGACATCGTTAGTTTGGTTTATTCAGCACTTGATGGCGATAGTTTTACCGCAAATAACCAGAAGCTGTGGGGGCTAATTCAGACGCGATACCAGCAGTTAACTCGGCAGCCTGAATTAGTAACTTTGGCTGACAGACATGACTTGGCTGCTATTTATCAGACATTGATTGATCGCAGCCAGCGAGACGCAGCGGCAAAAAATGTTTTAAATTCTGCTTTAGGGCAAAAAATCAAAAACTTTTTAAACAGCAATGAGGCATAACAATGAAATATCGGATTGGGATTGATAGCGGTGGCACTCATATCGTTGCCCGCGGTTTTGATAGCCAAGGTAAGTGCTTGAAGGAAGCGACAGCTGGCGTTGGGAATATCTTTTTAGACGCGCAAGCAACGATTAGCAACTTGGTTCAAGTAATTACTGAATTGACTTCAGCACTGGGTAAAGAAGACTGCACCAAAATTTTAATCGGCATTGCCGGACTGGAAACCAGTGGCAATGCGGCGGCGGTAACAACAGAACTAGAGTCAAAATTACAGCTTAAAGTTCAGCTAGTTAGTGATGCCAAGCTGGCATTAATTAACGGCTTGCATGGTCAGGATGGCACGCTGGTAATTGCCGGCACAGGTTCAATCGTCTATGGCGTTAATCAAAATCAGACCTATCGGTTTGGTGGTTGGGGCAACTTGCTTGATGATGTTGGTAGCGGCTATCAAATTGCAATAACAGCGATTAAACTCGCACTGCGTAAATATGACGAGGGTCAGACTACTTCTTTAGGGCAATTATTAATGCAGTTAGCAGCTGTAACTACGATGCCGGCATTAGTGAAGAAATGCTACGATCTAACCCGTGATCAAATTGCTGCTTTTGCTAAAGAAATTGCCCACTTGGCTGAAGCTGACCCTTTGGCTAAGCAAGCACTTGATGAGCAGGCGGATGCGTTGGCTGCTGAAGTAATCGGCTTACTAAATCGTTATAAAGAGCCTGTACCAACGCAGCTAGCGTTATCCGGTTCAGTCGTAGTTAATAATGCACAATTTAGGCAGCGACTACTTAAGCAAGTCATGCAAAGCTATCCACAAATCGATGCTCATATTGTGAATAATAATAACAGCTGTGCTGTTTTATATATATAGTTAGTAGTAAAATTGAAATAAACAACGAAAGAAGGTGAGGCCAATGGATGGAATTGAGCAGATTGCTTTTGAAATGATTAGCAATACTGGGGAAGCACGATCATTACTGATGAAGGTAATTGATGATGCTGACAAAGGGAATTTTGATAACTGCGAAGCTGATTTTAAACAAGCAAATGAATGCTTGAAGACCGCACAAAACGTGCATTTAAAGGTGATTAGCTCTGAAGCAGATCAGAAGAAACTGCCATTTAGTATCTTGTTAGTACATGCTGAAGATCAAATGATGGCGGCAGAATTAATTCGTGATTTAGCCCAATATATTGTTAATTTGAACAAAAAATTAGTTGGGCTTGAAGATAAGACAAAATAATTTTAAATAAATGTATTTACTTTAGAAGGAGGTACACATGAAATTTAATTCAGAAAAAATAGCTAACGGAATGGCTAAAGTAGCCGGTAACCGTTATATGCAGGCTATTGCCAATGGTATGACGGTTATCATTCCTGTTTCCATTGCTAGTTCTATTTTTACATTGATTGCGCAACTGCCAATTCCGTTTATTAAGCAAAACTTGGCCGCATTTCAAATTCCAGTAACATTTTCAATCGGGTTAATGGGATTGTATTCTTGTTATTCAATCGCTGCCCACTTAGCAAAATCATATAAGCTTGATCGCAACTCTAGTAGTACAATTGCGGTAATGGTTTATTTGATGTTGGCTATTACACCCGAAACAATTACCCCACAAGCAGCTAAAACTACAGGATTAGCTGCGGGAACTGTTTTCCCAACGACTAACTTTGGCTCTTATGGGCTATTTACAGCTATGTTATCTGCCTGTGTTTGTGTTTGGGTAATTCATTTCTTCAAAGAAAAGAATTTAGTTATTAAGATGCCAGATGCAATGCCACCAGCAGTTTCTAGTGCATTTACATCATTAATTCCGGCAGCTGTTTTGATTATTATTGCTTGGTTTATCAAAGTTGGTTTACACTTTGATCTTAACCAAGGATTACTTAACTTACTGCAACCATTATCACAGTTTGGTAAAGATAATCTGATTTCCGTATTAGTACCAATCTTCTTCAACTCACTGTTCTGGATGTTTGGGATTCACGGTGCGATTACTTCAACTCCAGTTGTTCCATACTGGTACGCACACTTAAACGCTAATATGGCCGCAATTACTCACGGTGCAACTGCTGCTACAGTACCACACTTTATGACTGAGCAATTCTTACAATTCTTTGTTTATATTGGTGGTTCTGGTTCAATTTTAGCTTTATGTATTTTGCTTGCATTCTTGTCCAAATCAGATACTGGTAAGGCAATGGGTGCAGTTGTATTAGTACCAAGTATTTTTAACATTAATGAACCAATTATCTTTGGTCTGCCAATTGTGTTGAACCCATACTTTGCTGCTCCATTTATTTTAGCGCCAATGGCTGATGGTGTAATTACTTGGGCAGCAACCGTAACTGGTTTGCTAAATAAGACCACGGCAATTGTGCCATGGGTATTGCCTGGGCCAATCGGAGCATTCTTTGCTACTGGTTATGACTGGCGGGCAATTGTGGTTGCTATTGTTAACGTTCTTGTTTCAATGGTAATCTACTTCCCATTCTTTAAGATGTGGGACAGACACCAAGTCAAGGTTGAAGCTGAAACTGCTGCCGCAGAGAAAGCTGAGGCAGCAGCAAAAGCATAATTGAAATTTAGGAGGAAACCTAATGAAGATTTTATTATCATGTAGTGGTGGAATGAGTTCGTCATTAATTGCTAATGGCCTTGTAAAAGAAGGTAAAAAACGTGGCATTGATGTCGAAGTTAAAGCTGTAGGAACGGAAGGCATTGCTGATGAGCTGAGTGCTGATCAATATGACATTGTTTTATTGGCACCACAAGCCGTTTTCCGCAAGCAAGCTGTTGAAGATGAGGCTAAAGACCATCATATTAACTTCTTGTTGATTCCACGGACAATGTATACTCCGCTTGCTGCAGGTAAGCTGCTTGACTTAGTTAGTGAAGAATTAGCAAAATAATTAAAAACACTTCAGCTAGTTTGGTTGAAGTGTTTTTTGCTTAATGCATAATTTGATAAATAAGGAGATTTTTTATGACAATGCGCCACATTGGGTTATCAATTTATCCCGATCACAGTGATGAAAAACAGGACGAACAATATTTACTACTTGGTGAAAAATATGGCTTCACTCGGATTTTTATGAGTATGTTGGAAGCTAAGGATGTTGCAGCCACTAAGAAAAAGTTTCAACATATTATTCAGTTTGGGAACAAGCATGGCTTTGCTACAACCTTGGATGTTTCACCAAGTATCTTTAAGCAATTAGGGATTTCATATACCGATTTGTCATTTTTTAAAGAAATAGGAGCTACTGCAATTAGACTTGATGAAGGATTTGACGGCAGAACAGAGGCAGAACTAACATTTAATCCGGAACACATGATTATTGAATTAAACATGAGCAATAATACCGGGTACTTGGATAACGTCTTGAGCTACCAAGCTAATGAACCATTTATTTATGGCTGCCACAACTTTTATCCACAAGTTGGCTGTGGGCTTGAAGATAACTTCTTTGAAGAATGTAGCAAAAACTTTAAGAAGCATGGCATTCACACCGCTGCTTTTGTTTCCAGTCAATGTGGTACACACGGACCTTGGGATGTAAATGATGGCTTGCCAACTAGAGAAGCCGACCGTCACTTACCAATTGAAGTTCAGGCCAAATCGTTATTTATGACTAACTTAATTGATGACGTGATTATTGGTAATTCTTATGCTAGTGAGGATGAGCTGCGCCGTTTAAGTGAGTTAGATAGATATGAATTATCTTTTGATGTTGAAATGTTACCGGGAATTAGTCCATTAGAGCAAAAAATTTTGCTGGAAGACAAGCATTTTCGGCGTGGCGACAGCAATGCTTTAGTTGCTCGCTCAACCATGCCGCGTGTGTGGCACAAAGCAGAGGCTAACCCAGCTCATGATAATCAAACACAATTTGAGGTTGGCGATATTTTGATTGGTAATGACGGCTTTGGTATTTATAAAAATGAATTACAAGTTGTACTTCAACCACATAGCGACGAACGGAAAAATAAGATTGCTGCGATTAAGCCAGAAGAATTGCCATTACTAAAATATTTACGACCATGGACTAAGTTTAAATTCGAAAGTCATCAAAATTAAAATGAAGCTAAATTCGTTCATTATCATAATTGGGCTACTCGTCTTATTTTGGGCAGCACGGGAATTTGTCGCTCGTGTTTATCGCGCTGGTCACCAAATTTATAGCGTTTGGGTTGAAGTAATCAGTATTTTTTTGCTAATCCCAATTTTGGTATATTGTAAAAATACAGTTGTCGTAACAGTTGCAATGGTAATTTTTACATTTAACTGCATGGTTTTCTTAATTGCCTTTAGCCGTAACTTTAACGCAATCATGCGGGGCCAAGGAAATGGCATGATTGCTAGATGGGTTCGCAAGTCAAATAATAAGCAAAATGATAAGAATAAGTAATCAATAATAATTTCTTTTTTGATGATTAGTGAAAATCGGGGATTGCTTTACTATCATTATCATTGTGGTATACTATTTTTAATTAAAAATTAGTCACTAGGGGTGCCAATAGCTGAGAATTACCCTCGGAACCTGAACAGGACAATGCCTGCGTTAGGGAAGTGTTTGAACAAGCATTTAATTTGTACTCCTTCTGACTTAAAAGTTAGTTAGGAGTATTTTTTATGTTCACAAGATCATCAAAATGGAATGTTAAGTCGGTAATTTTGGTCGCATTGATTGGAATTATTATGGGAGTGATTTATACTTACGGCTTTAATT
Coding sequences within it:
- a CDS encoding PTS fructose transporter subunit IIA, with translation MKILLSCSGGMSSSLIANGLVKEGKKRGIDVEVKAVGTEGIADELSADQYDIVLLAPQAVFRKQAVEDEAKDHHINFLLIPRTMYTPLAAGKLLDLVSEELAK
- a CDS encoding BadF/BadG/BcrA/BcrD ATPase family protein, encoding MKYRIGIDSGGTHIVARGFDSQGKCLKEATAGVGNIFLDAQATISNLVQVITELTSALGKEDCTKILIGIAGLETSGNAAAVTTELESKLQLKVQLVSDAKLALINGLHGQDGTLVIAGTGSIVYGVNQNQTYRFGGWGNLLDDVGSGYQIAITAIKLALRKYDEGQTTSLGQLLMQLAAVTTMPALVKKCYDLTRDQIAAFAKEIAHLAEADPLAKQALDEQADALAAEVIGLLNRYKEPVPTQLALSGSVVVNNAQFRQRLLKQVMQSYPQIDAHIVNNNNSCAVLYI
- the pbp4b gene encoding penicillin binding protein PBP4B yields the protein MVEQVTFKQLEGEPQGAFQVTAIYPEKVPVANVTTALLNNQMQYFTSYQGHGELDILLEKPVDLTLFVNGQEISLTQLPVKVWLALDLRKLTVNGRNKLQLSGTFNEGKVHLKIPFPVLQNHAEDTENRDNDGFNLIDNLINNQIKFGFPSAQLVVVHNGQIVKQSAYGRVNSYSPDGKRLTTAPRVTDETLYDIASNTKMWATNLALQKLVYEKKLAIRSRVADIFPEFKDQPQDKIKGKDDLTIQDILEHQAGFPADPQYFDNHNELADKIYTQNRDEILAKIIATPLSYQPGTKTIYSDVDYMLLGLIIEKITGQREDDYVRANVYQPLGLKHITFNPLQHGFQRAATAATELDGNTFAGTADFNHVRTTTIQGEVHDSKAYYTMKGVSGHAGLFSNATDLAVLAQLVLNHGGYGQTQLFDLDTLAEFAKPKSTDPTFGLGWRRQADAGYARIFSNAPTANTIGHTGWTGTLSLVDFERQTVIILLTNKRNSPLIDGQKKDFVGDHYLVGKYGDIVSLVYSALDGDSFTANNQKLWGLIQTRYQQLTRQPELVTLADRHDLAAIYQTLIDRSQRDAAAKNVLNSALGQKIKNFLNSNEA
- a CDS encoding MupG family TIM beta-alpha barrel fold protein, with the translated sequence MTMRHIGLSIYPDHSDEKQDEQYLLLGEKYGFTRIFMSMLEAKDVAATKKKFQHIIQFGNKHGFATTLDVSPSIFKQLGISYTDLSFFKEIGATAIRLDEGFDGRTEAELTFNPEHMIIELNMSNNTGYLDNVLSYQANEPFIYGCHNFYPQVGCGLEDNFFEECSKNFKKHGIHTAAFVSSQCGTHGPWDVNDGLPTREADRHLPIEVQAKSLFMTNLIDDVIIGNSYASEDELRRLSELDRYELSFDVEMLPGISPLEQKILLEDKHFRRGDSNALVARSTMPRVWHKAEANPAHDNQTQFEVGDILIGNDGFGIYKNELQVVLQPHSDERKNKIAAIKPEELPLLKYLRPWTKFKFESHQN
- a CDS encoding PTS transporter subunit EIIC, coding for MKFNSEKIANGMAKVAGNRYMQAIANGMTVIIPVSIASSIFTLIAQLPIPFIKQNLAAFQIPVTFSIGLMGLYSCYSIAAHLAKSYKLDRNSSSTIAVMVYLMLAITPETITPQAAKTTGLAAGTVFPTTNFGSYGLFTAMLSACVCVWVIHFFKEKNLVIKMPDAMPPAVSSAFTSLIPAAVLIIIAWFIKVGLHFDLNQGLLNLLQPLSQFGKDNLISVLVPIFFNSLFWMFGIHGAITSTPVVPYWYAHLNANMAAITHGATAATVPHFMTEQFLQFFVYIGGSGSILALCILLAFLSKSDTGKAMGAVVLVPSIFNINEPIIFGLPIVLNPYFAAPFILAPMADGVITWAATVTGLLNKTTAIVPWVLPGPIGAFFATGYDWRAIVVAIVNVLVSMVIYFPFFKMWDRHQVKVEAETAAAEKAEAAAKA
- a CDS encoding PTS lactose/cellobiose transporter subunit IIA, whose product is MDGIEQIAFEMISNTGEARSLLMKVIDDADKGNFDNCEADFKQANECLKTAQNVHLKVISSEADQKKLPFSILLVHAEDQMMAAELIRDLAQYIVNLNKKLVGLEDKTK